The sequence below is a genomic window from Loktanella sp. M215.
ATTCCAGCTTTCATGCCACCCTGCCCGACCTTGCCCGTGCTCTTCCCCTGCCGGATGCGCCCGCTCTTCAGGGCATCCGCCGGTTCGGGTTTCACGGGCTGTCCTATGCCTGGGTTGCACGGTACATGGCTGAGGTCGCTCCGTCCCGCAGGCGCATTGTGGCACTGCACCTCTCCGGAGGCTGCAGCGCCTGCGCGATGAAAGACGGTCGCAGCATCGACACAACAATGGGCGCAACCCCACTTGACGGACCTATGATGGGAACACGTTCGGGCGCTGTGGACCCCGGGCTCGTGCTTTATCTTCTGCAGGCCCGCAATCTCACCCCCGACGATGTGGCACACATGCTGTGGCACGAGAGCGGACTGAAAGGCGTGTCCGGCATCAGCAACGATCTGCGCGATCTGTTGCCTTCCGACGACCCTCGCGCCGAACGTGCCACCGGTCTGTTCTGCCGAAAAGTTGCGAAAGCCGTGGCCGAAATGACGGTGAGCCTGGGGGCGCTCGATGCACTGGTATTTACCGGCGGGATCGGTGCCGAGCAGCCCCGGATTCGCGAAAGAATATGCGCAGACCTGGCCGTCTTCGGGATCCAGCTGGTGCCGGAAGCCAATGAGGCTTGCGCAGAACTGCTGACAGCCCCGGATGCCTTCATTGAGGTGCGCGCCGTCGCCTCTCAGGAAGAATTGATCATGGCTCAGGAGACCCAGAACCTGATGCGGAGCGCCCGATGACCGACATGCTCAAGCGCATTGATGCCTGGTGGCGCGCCGCGAATTACCTCGCGGCTGCCCAGATTTACCTGATGGACAATCCTCTCCTGAACCGCCCGCTTGAGCGCGATGACATCAAGCCCCGACTCTTGGGGCACTGGGGTACGTCGCCCGGTCTGAACTTCGTGCAAGCACATCTGAACCGAATCATCATAGATCGCGATCTGGACATGC
It includes:
- a CDS encoding acetate/propionate family kinase codes for the protein MVDILCLNVGSSSLSFVAFSETSAGLTQLADGGVDLSREASLQINVEDKSGMKFIVPDPSDFDDAVLGIIDKLKSAAVLGSGYVVSHRVVHGGNRTCAAEWLTPDLAQQLDLLTPLAPLHQRKALGPAQTIAKQHPHTPQVAVYDSSFHATLPDLARALPLPDAPALQGIRRFGFHGLSYAWVARYMAEVAPSRRRIVALHLSGGCSACAMKDGRSIDTTMGATPLDGPMMGTRSGAVDPGLVLYLLQARNLTPDDVAHMLWHESGLKGVSGISNDLRDLLPSDDPRAERATGLFCRKVAKAVAEMTVSLGALDALVFTGGIGAEQPRIRERICADLAVFGIQLVPEANEACAELLTAPDAFIEVRAVASQEELIMAQETQNLMRSAR